A single region of the Brassica rapa cultivar Chiifu-401-42 chromosome A03, CAAS_Brap_v3.01, whole genome shotgun sequence genome encodes:
- the LOC103859637 gene encoding probable polygalacturonase At3g15720: MDCHVYYGIHRRWVLRKKTWILNFSVFFLHIFTSSKALDVTQYGANGDGVTDDSQAFLKAWEAVCSGTGDGQLIVPAGMTFVLQPLKFQGSCKSTPIVVQILGNMVASSRGNWEGDKDQWILFSDIEGLVVEGNGVINGQGSSWWEHKGSSRPTALKFKSCNNLRLSGLTHVDSAKAHIHINNCNGVSISNLRINAPESSPNTDGIDVAASSNVIIQDCVIATGDDCIAINSGTSNIRVCGIDCGPGHGISIGSLGKDGETASVEDICVQNCNFRGTTNGARIKTWPGGSGYARRITFSGITLDNVENPIIIDQHYNNGGSEKNTDDKSSAVEVSKVVYSNFVGTSKSEYGVDFRCSTAVPCTEIFMKDVRIETPSSGSGQVAQGQCLNVRGVSTLAVPGLECLALSTDMLSSAELPEQTCMLPQPSVQPSTRPMQDPFWVYGSGGKPHRVFDVVLTSFIFVVLYMY, encoded by the exons ATGGACTGTCACGTATATTACGGCATACATCGACGATGGGTTTTAAGG AAGAAGACTTGGATCTTAAATTTTTCAGTGTTCTTTCTCCACATCTTCACATCTTCGAAAGCATTGGATGTTACTCAATACGGAGCGAATGGAGATGGAGTTACAGACGATTCTCAG GCGTTCTTGAAAGCCTGGGAAGCTGTCTGTAGCGGGACAGGGGATGGGCAGCTTATCGTTCCGGCAGGGATGACATTTGTGTTACAGCCCTTGAAGTTTCAAGGTTCTTGCAAATCGACCCCTATTGTTGTTCAG ATTTTGGGCAATATGGTTGCATCAAGTAGAGGGAATTGGGAAGGAGACAAAGACCAGTGGATTCTCTTCTCAGACATAGAAGGGCTTGTGGTTGAAGGCAACGGCGTAATTAACGGCCAGGGTTCGAGCTGGTGGGAACACAAAGGCAGTTCTAGACCAACC GCATTGAAGTTCAAGAGCTGCAACAACCTTAGACTAAGTGGACTAACGCACGTAGATAGTGCAAAGGCTCACATTCACATAAACAATTGCAACGGTGTGAGCATCTCAAATCTCCGGATAAATGCACCGGAATCAAGTCCTAACACTGATGGAATCGACGTCGCTGCTTCATCCAATGTTATCATCCAGGATTGCGTAATCGCCACCG GTGACGATTGCATTGCGATAAACTCGGGGACGTCTAACATCAGAGTTTGCGGTATAGATTGCGGACCAGGCCATGGAATAAG CATAGGAAGCTTGGGAAAAGATGGAGAGACAGCTTCAGTGGAGGATATATGTGTCCAAAACTGTAACTTTAGAGGAACTACGAATGGGGCTCGGATCAAAACCTGGCCG GGAGGATCAGGTTACGCAAGAAGGATTACTTTCAGTGGAATTACTCTAGATAACGTGGAAAACCCGATCATAATCGATCAGCATTACAACAATGGAGGTTCTGAGAAAAATACAGATGATAAG TCATCGGCGGTTGAAGTAAGCAAAGTCGTGTATAGTAATTTCGTGGGGACGTCCAAGTCAGAGTACGGAGTTGACTTTAGGTGTAGCACAGCTGTACCTTGCACAGAGATTTTTATGAAAGATGTGAGAATAGAAACACCATCATCAGGATCAGGACAAGTCGCGCAAGGACAGTGCTTAAACGTGAGAGGTGTGTCCACACTTGCCGTACCAGGTTTAGAATGTTTAGCACTTTCCACAGATATGTTATCATCGGCGGAGTTGCCGGAACAAACTTGTATGTTGCCGCAACCATCAGTGCAACCAAGTACACGACCGATGCAAGATCCATTTTGGGTTTATGGAAGCGGAGGGAAACCACACAGAGTTTTTGATGTAGTATTAACTTCATTTATATTTGTcgttttatatatgtattag
- the LOC103859636 gene encoding transcription initiation factor TFIID subunit 15-like isoform X1, giving the protein MSRPGDWNCRSCTHLNFQRRDSCQRCGDFRSGASGVSGLDFGGFGGRAMSAFGFTTGSDVRPGDWYCTVGSCGTHNFASRSTCFKCGTFKDESTGGGGGGVGGPAVFDTDLMRSRVSGNAGRSSWKSGDWICTRIGCNEHNFASRMECFRCNAPRDFSNGSFF; this is encoded by the exons ATGAGCAGACCTGGGGACTGGAACTGTAGATCTTGCACCCACCTAAACTTCCAGCGCCGTGATTCGTGCCAGCGATGCGGCGACTTCCGTTCGGGAGCCAGTGGAGTCAGTGGCTTAGACTTTGGTGGTTTCGGCGGTAGAGCTATGTCTGCTTTCGGGTTCACCACCGGCTCCGATGTTCGTCCAGGTGACTGGTACTGCACCGTGGGAAGCTGCGGGACCCATAACTTTGCCAGCCGCTCCACCTGCTTCAAATGCGGCACTTTCAAGGACGAATCCACCGGTGGGGGAGGCGGTGGCGTCGGCGGTCCCGCCGTGTTTGACACCGACCTTATGCGGTCTAGAGTCTCCGGCAACGCTGGCCGCTCCAGCTGGAAATCCGGCGACTGGATTTGTACTAG GATTGGTTGCAATGAGCATAACTTTGCAAGCAGAATGGAATGCTTCAGATGCAATGCACCAAGGGACTTCAGCAACGGAAGCTTTTTCTAA
- the LOC108872220 gene encoding uncharacterized protein LOC108872220: protein MAHQFPKRILQEGAETQMDKINNTCRRTLLKAVKVALKDEYEEVLKDPVFGPLLAIIENNLIYSGKIIHSFMCKQLRVSKLHELWFIFAKRPLRFSMQEFYAVTGLKYKEEPDVDFINWKNDKGFWANALKTNAKINLYTIRDELLKVCNEWSYVDRVRLVYLSIIQSFLMAKDWKVYIPQEYIRLVMDFEKLRMYPWGLRAYDELIASILRAREDVHTKNSYVLDGFSYAFQIWIMEAIPDIGSMGELFTFISSTGDFDVIADTEFLREDEKKDERVGRIVELINAKQDWTHFDWEVESLPAHMDLSDSEQDEPADVAEEPSEQEEATVVAGEPAVTAKRGKRKLIDPGAESRKKQLLCQRAAEHNSGVSSEMKTFIEGLFTASFNSFKEVVQKDIHERFDNVANEVSQLKEQVSQLKGLSETVGKGNTSEILSPSATIGKDQGPSSHSTGPPAGKGKGKASANVDPPPVRRSPRPVREDVQTDENEMMDFLKNLTKSARCVDKGTQDSLQEAMGNLSQASHVKGFDPSQHLDGDEPADFATPLSSFKPADWRPPTLKDVDSLEDRIHDPDYSLVFVPEASWGKLVDWTKTFKELKIGPSMLTNELVTRVVGPSEWLLNKEIDGMMWLFTERTSLRRWFPNKVAFMTCLFSNQITNSYNEYKKDKKKFKVGGLLQQYGIGELPAHGRTRLMWDLDVNRMYVPLNVGKHWISMCVNFVTRSIEVFDCEGLRHPGAVEPFAVLIPRIVKAIQSSKSRQYQVKQYTVSYVSMPFLLNKSSSDCGVYALKHIECHLLGLDFSLVNDNNIREARQKIAYDLWEAAIDPVLIERMAKFTPPKTISSALVELE, encoded by the exons ATGGCTCACCAGTTTCCTAAACGCATTCTTCAAGAAGGTGCTGAGACGCAAATGGATAAGATTAACAACACATGTAGAAGGACGCTTCTGAAGGCGGTAAAGGTGGCTCTGAAAGATGAGTATGAGGAAGTTTTGAAAGACCCTGTCTTCGGGCCTCTTCTGGCGATCATAGAGAACAACCTCATCTACTCAGGGAAGATTATTCACAGCTTCATGTGCAAGCAGCTCAGGGTTTCCAAGCTTCACGAGCTGTGGTTTATTTTTGCGAAGAGGCCTCTTAGGTTTTCTATGCAAGAATTTTATGCTGTGACTGGATTGAAGTACAAAGAGGAACCCGACGTAGACTTCATTAACTGGAAGAATGATAAGGGGTTCTGGGCTAATGCGCTGAAGACCAATGCGAAGATCAACTTATATACTATAAGGGATGAGCTCCTTAAGGTGTGTAACGAGTGGTCGTATGTGGACAGAGTGAGGTTAGTGTATCTGTCCATTATACAATCATTCCTCATGGCTAAGGATTGGAAAGTGTATATCCCTCAAGAATACATCCGCTTGGtgatggattttgagaaattgaGGATGTATCCTTGGGGTCTTCGCGCTTATGATGAGCTGATTGCATCAATACTCAGAGCAAGAGAAGATGTGCATACGAAGAACAGCTACGTGTTGGATGGATTCTCATATGCGTTTCAGATATGGATTATGGAGGCAATTCCAGACATTGGTTCTATG GGAGAGCTGTTCACATTTATATCATCTACTGGTGATTTCGATGTGATTGCTGATACTGAGTTCCTTAGGGAAGATGAAAAGAAGGACGAAAGAGTTGGTCGTATTGTTGAATTGATCAATGCGAAACAAGACTGGACGCATTTCGATTGGGAAGTTGAGTCTTTGCCTGCACATATGGACCTTTCTGATTCAGAACAAGATGAACCGGCTGATGTTGCAGAAGAACCGTCAGAACAAGAGGAAGCGACTGTAGTTGCAGGGGAACCGGCCGTTACTGCGAAAAGAGGCAAGCGCAAGCTAATTGATCCTGGTGCCGAGTCTCGAAAGAAACAACTGCTTTGTCAACGTGCGGCTGAACACAACAGTGGTGTCTCTAGTGAAATGAAGACCTTCATTGAAGGTTTGTTCACCGCTTCTTTCAACTCTTTTAAGGAAGTGGTGCAGAAGGACATACATGAGCGTTTTGACAACGTTGCCAATGAGGTGTCTCAACTCAAGGAACAAGTCTCTCAGCTTAAGGGTCTATCGGAAACAGTGGGAAAAGGCAACACATCCGAGATTCTCTCTCCTTCAGCAACAATTGGAAAAGACCAAGGACCATCATCTCATAGTACGGGTCCTCCCGCAGGAAAGGGAAAAGGCAAGGCATCTGCAAATGTGGATCCTCCTCCGGTTCGTCGTAGCCCTCGGCCAGTAAGAGAG GATGTTCAAACTGATGAAAATGAAATGATGGATTTTTTGAAGAATTTGACCAAATCAGCGAGATGTGTAGATAAGGGGACCCAAGACTCTTTACAAGAAGCCATGGGAAACCTTTCTCAAGCATCTCATGTTAAAGGTTTTGATCCTTCACAACATCTGGATGGTGATGAACCAGCTGACTTTGCCACTCCACTGTCTTCGTTTAAGCCTGCGGATTGGAGACCACCTACTCTGAAAGACGTGGACTCACTTGAGGACCGGATACATGATCCCGATTACTCACTAGTGTTTGTCCCTGAGGCATCATGGGGCAAACTTGTTGACTGGACCAAAACTTTCAA AGAACTAAAAATTGGACCATCTATGCTCACAAATGAGTTAGTAACTCGTGTCGTCGGACCTTCAGAGTGGCTCCTGAATAAG GAAATTGATGGTATGATGTGGTTATTCACTGAGAGGACTTCCTTGCGGCGATGGTTTCCAAATAAAGTAGCCTTCATGACATGCTTGTTCAGTAATCAAATTACGAACTCTTACAACGAGTATAAGAAGGACAAGAAGAAATTCAAAGTGGGCGGACTGCTACAACAGTACGGCATTGGCGAACTTCCTGCACACGGACGAACAAGACTAATGTGGGATCTTGATGTTAACCGCATGTATGTCCCCCTAAATGTTGGTAAGCACTGGATCTCTATGTGCGTCAACTTTGTTACTCGGTCGATAGAGGTCTTTGACTGTGAGGGACTGAGACACCCCGGTGCAGTGGAGCCATTTGCAGTTCTCATCCCTAGAATTGTCAAAGCCATTCAGTCTTCTAAGAGTCGACAGTATCAAGTCAAGCAGTATACCGTCTCCTACGTCTCAATGCCCTTCTTATTGAACAAAAGTAGCAGTGACTGTGGAGTATATGCCTTGAAGCACATTGAATGCCATCTTCTAGGCTTGGACTTTTCCCTGGTGAATGACAACAACATTCGTGAAGCGCGGCAGAAGATTGCTTATGACCTATGGGAAGCTGCTATTGATCCTGTCCTTATTGAAAGGATGGCAAAATTCACTCCCCCGAAGACAATTTCAAGTGCTCTAGTGGAACTTGAATAA